GTGGGAGAAAAACATAAAAAAAAGAATATGGAAAAGAAAGACTTGCGTATTGTATATATGGGAACTCCAGAGTTCGCCGTAGAGAGTTTGAAGAGATTGGTAGAAGGCGGATATAATGTCGTAGGGGTTATTACGATGCCCGATAAGCCGATGGGGCGTCATGGAAGCGTGCTTCAGCCCAGCCCGGTAAAGGAATATGCTGTATCTCAAGGACTGAAGATACTTCAGCCGGAAAAATTGAAGGATGAACGTTTTCTGGAAGAATTGCGTGCCTTGCAGGCAGACCTTCAGATAGTGGTTGCTTTCCGCATGTTGCCCGAAGTCGTTTGGCGGATGCCCCGTTTAGGTACATTCAACCTTCATGCTTCGCTCTTGCCTCAATACCGTGGAGCCGCCCCAATCAATTGGGCAGTAATCAATGGTGAGACTGAAACGGGTATTACGACATTCTTTTTGAAGCATGAGATTGATACGGGAGAAATAATCGACCAAGTGCGTGTGCCGATAGCCGATACTGATAATGTAGGTGTTGTCTACGACCGTCTGATGATGTTGGGAGGTGATTTGGTACTAAAAACGGTCGATGCGATTCTTGCGGGGAATGTCAGGACCATCCCTCAGGAAACGCTTTCAAGCGCAGGCGTTTTACATCCGGCTCCGAAAATCTTCAAGGATATGTGCCGCATTGATTGGACAAAAGGAGTAAAGCCGGTTTATGATTTCATCCGCGGCTTATCACCTTATCCTGCGGCATGGACTGAATTGTGTGAACCAGATTCCGCTCCTGTTGTCATGAAAATATATGAAACGGGAAAGGAGTTTGCGGAACATGCGTTGGCTCCGGGGACAATTGTGACCGATAAGAAAACGTATTTTAAGGTCGCTTCTACTGATGGTTTTGTACATTTGTTATCAATTCAGTTTGCCGGAAAGAAGCGGATGAACGTGGCTGACTTTCTGCGCGGGTACCGTCATTCGGAGAAAGCGATTGTAAAATGAAGGATGAAGAATTAAGAATGAAGAATAAGCGGATATAACTTGATTCTTCATTCTTAATTCTTCATCCTTCATTTTACAAAGACTCTCCATTCCGCCTGGCTATTGGCTCCGCTATTGTAGATAATGCGGAAACCTTTAAAGTCGGCAGACTGGCATTCGGCAATGCTTTCTAAGGTGAATGATACGATAGACTCCATGCTTTGGTCGGGGGAATCATTGTAAGCGTCGTGCCTGAACTCTACAGGGAGTAATCCGTTGGCGTCCAGTTCGCTTTGATTGGTCAGTACCAGATTAACCCCATGTTGTATATGTTTGCTCCCTTCGTAGACATATTGGATATTGAGGTGTTTTTTGCTGATGGACACATCGGTAATCTGTAAGGGGTCGTTTCCGAAATTATCTTCAGGCAAGGTGCGCAAATCGGATGCCGGAAGCGTGTTGACTTTGTAAAGCAAATCGACGATGCGGATGTAATGTCCTTCCAGAGAGGATTGGTCTGTAGGATTATTCAAGAAGATGAATCCTGCCAATATGCGTTGTCCGGTAGAATCTGCGTCAATAGACGATATGGTTTCCGGATTTTCGGGGATAAGGTTGCCGTATAAGTCAGACTCTATCGTTATGCCTTGATTGTCCATCATGACAGTTCCAAGAGTAGAAAATGTGCCTGCGCCTACATTGCTTTCTAAGTTAGCCAAATCATCGTCCGCATCTAAAGTACACGAAGAAAATGCCGGCATAAGTGCAAAAAGCAAACAGGTCGCGTATAAATAATGGATTGTTTTCATATTAAATTCTTATTTTATTTGTTCTTTTGTAGCTTAAATGAGAAGAACAATGATTTACTGCATCTGATATTGTTAAAACATTTTAACTGACTTTTTTGTCCTTGGGATGCAGTATTTGGAACATGTCTTCATTTTATAAGTGAAATGCAGTCAAAGGCAGATATATCAGAGAATGAACTTTCGCTTCGGTGTAAGCAAGAGGAC
The Phocaeicola salanitronis DSM 18170 genome window above contains:
- the fmt gene encoding methionyl-tRNA formyltransferase — translated: MEKKDLRIVYMGTPEFAVESLKRLVEGGYNVVGVITMPDKPMGRHGSVLQPSPVKEYAVSQGLKILQPEKLKDERFLEELRALQADLQIVVAFRMLPEVVWRMPRLGTFNLHASLLPQYRGAAPINWAVINGETETGITTFFLKHEIDTGEIIDQVRVPIADTDNVGVVYDRLMMLGGDLVLKTVDAILAGNVRTIPQETLSSAGVLHPAPKIFKDMCRIDWTKGVKPVYDFIRGLSPYPAAWTELCEPDSAPVVMKIYETGKEFAEHALAPGTIVTDKKTYFKVASTDGFVHLLSIQFAGKKRMNVADFLRGYRHSEKAIVK
- a CDS encoding NigD1/NigD2 family lipoprotein, yielding MKTIHYLYATCLLFALMPAFSSCTLDADDDLANLESNVGAGTFSTLGTVMMDNQGITIESDLYGNLIPENPETISSIDADSTGQRILAGFIFLNNPTDQSSLEGHYIRIVDLLYKVNTLPASDLRTLPEDNFGNDPLQITDVSISKKHLNIQYVYEGSKHIQHGVNLVLTNQSELDANGLLPVEFRHDAYNDSPDQSMESIVSFTLESIAECQSADFKGFRIIYNSGANSQAEWRVFVK